The Bacillus marinisedimentorum sequence AAAAAGCGCCCTTCCTGGTGCAGCCCTGCTTATGCGTACGCCGCTAAGCGTGCGCAACCAAAAACCCTCTGATTATGGGGATGAAAATAGTTTTTCTTGTATGAATAAGGGCATAAGATAGTGTATAGTAAGAAAAGGCTTAATTTACATAGTACTGAGTAAGGAATGTGATTTGATGGCGATGTTTTCTGGGATACGTACTAAAAGATCGATCGGTTTAACTTCGGTACAGCTCATTGTGCTGTTTTATGTAGTGGCCGTAACGATCTCTACAATATTGCTGAGTTTGCCCATATCCCTCAGGCCAGGTGTCGATTTGCCAATCATAGATGCAATGTTCACAGCGGCCAGCGGAGTAAGTGTAACAGGCTTGACAGTTGTCAATACGGCTGCAACATTCAGTGTGGTGGGCTATTTTATTCTGGCCTTCGTACTTCAGATTGGCGGTGTGGGCATTATGACACTTTCAACTCTGTTCTGGCTTTTGCTTGGTAAAAAAATCGGGTTGAAAGAACGGCAGTTAATTATGACAGATCAAAATATGCCGGTGCTGTCCGGTCTTGTCCGCCTTATGCGAAACATTTTAGGATTGATTGTCATTATAGAAGCAATAGGTGCACTGACACTTGGGGTGTACTTTTTAAATGTTTATCCAACTTGGCAGGAGGCGTTCCTCCAGGGGTTTTTCCTGTCGGTCAGTGCCACGACCAATGCAGGATTTGATATTACAGGCAATTCACTTATTCCGTTTGCGGATGACTATTTTGTCCAGTTTATAACGATTTTACTTATGACACTTGGGGCGATCGGTTTTCCCGTTTTGATTGAAGTGAAGGAATATTTATTCAGCAGATCAGAAGATACCGTCAATTTTCGGTTCACCCTCTTTACAAAGCTGACTACTGTTACCTACTTCGTTCTCGTCGTGTTTGGAACGATTATGATTATAGTTCTTGAATATAATCACTTTTTTGCAGATAAAACATGGCACAAGTCGTTTTTTTACGCTTTATTCAATTCGGTGACTACAAAGAGCGGCGGGCTTGCCACAATGGATGCCAGCCTGTTTTCAGAACCGACACAGCTTTTAATCAGTGCCTTAATGTTTATCGGGGCATCACCAAGTTCAGTTGGGGGAGGAATCCGCACCACCACATTTGCACTTGTGATATTATTGATTTTCACCTTTGCCAGAGGGAGAACGACGGTTAAGGTGTTTGGAAGAGAAGTCTATCAAAGTGACCAGATAAAAGCAGTAGTCGTTACAATGGTTGCTATTGTGCTTTGTTTCAGTTCAGTTATAGTACTTTCGATTACAGAGCATTTTGATTTGATGCTAATCATCTTCGAGGTTGCTTCCGCATTTGGCACAAACGGTTTATCACTCGGCATCACTCCACAGTTGAGTACGATTGGGAAATTTATTATTATGTTCCTTATGGTTGTTGGACGGATCGGTATTTTGTCTTTCTTGTTCCTTATCAGGGGAAATCTTGTTGAAGAGAAATATCACTTTCCGAAAGAACGAGTCATTATCGGCTGATCAAACCCGCTGCTTCTTGCAGCGGGTTTTATTTCGGTCCTTCGGTAGCTGTGTGCTTACCGTTTCCCTTGTTTTTTCAATCGCCAGTTTGGATGAAACAGGACTGAATGCTTATAATGGAGGTAAGATAAAATTAAGCGGCAGACCATTTGAGGTGAGAAGAATGGAGAAAACAAGGTGGGTTTATTTTGTGACCAGAAGTGAGAATTGCCTCCGTGTTTTTCAAAAAGCAGTTGAACGGGCGGATGGCAGTGAAGTGATGATCTTTTTCGATCTTGATGGAGCACGCTGTCTTGATGAAAAATGGCTTTCGGCAAGACAGGAGCCTGTGCTTCAAAGCTATATTGAGCAGGCTGTCGCCAAAGGTGTCCGCTTATTCGGATGCCAGCTGAACGTCATGGGAATTGATGAAAACCGCCTTATAACCGGGGCAGTCAGTGCGGGAGTGGCAACTTTTCTTGAATATGCATATGAAGCAAAGGCAGTATTCAGCTATTAAGGAGATGATGACGTTGGCCGGTCGCAAGGTAGTGGTAATCGCTTTTCACGATGAACTGGAATCGGCGTTTCCGCCCCTCAATGTTGCTGTCGGCGCCATTTCTTCGGGTGCAGAAGTGATTCTCGCCTTTTCAAAAGATGGAATGGAGCTGCTGCGCAAAGGGTTTAAACCGCAGCCGAGTCTTGGGAAAGAAGAGGTCCGGGAGAGGTTAAATGAATTCGGGGCTCCATCCTTCCAGGAATTAATGGAAGTGGCCAGGGAGAATGGCGTCCGGATGATATCCACGAACGGGATTCATTTCAAATCAGATTGGAACCCGGAAATCAGGTCGATTAAATGGGTCCTTAATGAAGCCGCTGACGCTGACTTGTTTGTCCATTTTTAACATATTAAGAAAACTCGCCGATTGGCGAACCTTTCTTTATGAGTGTTTTAAGGATCAAGTTCTTCAAGTACAGGGCAGGGTTTCGGAATAAGAGAAGCAGTGACATGCATTTTACAATGATTAGGTTGATTTCCGCTGCGGCCAGGGGAAATCCTCAGCTCAGTGTCTAGATATTACCTAAGGATCTAAGTATAGGCACGGAATCCCGCTTTCCGTGCCTGTAAATGAGGGAAAGGGAACAATATAGGCACTGCCCCCCGCTTTGCGTGCCTGTAAATAAGGGGAAGGCAACAATACAGGCACGGAATGCCGCTTTCCATACCTATAAAAGAGGGAGAGGCAACAATATAGGCAGGGGACCCCGCTTTGCGTGCCTATAAAAGGGGGAAAGGGAACAATATAGGCACTGCCCCCCGCTTTGCGTGCCTGTAAATAAGGGGAAGGCAACAATACAGGCACGGAATCCCGCTTTCCATACCTATAAAAGAGGGAGAGGCAACAATATAGGCACGGGATCCCGCTTTGCGTGCCTATAAATGATGGAAAGCCAACAATACAGGCACTGAACTGCACTTGAGTGCCCTGCACCCAAAATCCTTTCCCGCCTGCCGAGCCGATTACTTATGTCATTTACTGTGCTCTTTAGATAATTAGTTGTTTATTAAAGATCCGTCCTCATATTCCTTCAGACAGCCGCCATCAGGTTTCAGGCTGTTTTTTCGGTTTTAACAGCCACTTTGAAACCGGATAGACCGTCATGCTTTGCAGGACCAGAGAAATAAGGATCGTACCGAATGTTAGCGGGACGATAACCCCGAATTCGCGGCTCTCCGTGATGGCAAGACCGAGCAAAAGGGCAATGGACATGGTGCCTTTTATACCGGACCAGTTGATAACCGCGATCTCTCTCCAGCTGAACAAGCCGTTCCATGCCGGAATCAGCTTTATAATAGCGGTGACAACGATGAATCTGGCGGCAATGGAAAGAAGGAAAATCGCGAACATTTCCATCCAGAGCCCTGCAAATACATATTTTGTCGATTGTATCCCCATCAGCAAGAAGACAAGCCATAGAATCATCGGTTCAATGACACCCCAAAATCCATCAAGGTGGCTGCGGAACTCCTCATTCTTTTCGGATTCAAACAGCGATTTTGAAAGGTACATGCCTGCGGCGACCGTTGCCAGAACGCCTGATGCATGAATATATTCAGCGATATAGAAACTAAAATAGGCAAGTATGATACTGAGGATGATCTGCAGCTCGCGCTGATGAATCCATTGAAACGCCAGTTTTGCTATATGGCCAAGCACGATGCCGGCTGCAATCCCTCCCAGGCCTACATATGCGAAATCGTATAGGAAGGACCAGATTGAAAATGGCGTATCATCGAGATAATAATCAAGAATGACCGCAAACAATACAATACTGGTTCCGTCATTGAGCAATGATTCCCCTTCGACAACATCAGGGATGCTGCTGGTCGATGCTGATTCCTCCAGGATGCTTACGACTGAGACCGGATCTGTCGGCGTCAGGAGTGCTGCAATGAGAAAAAATCCTGTTACGGACAAGGGGATAATGGGATCGATCAGAAAGAACATTAAAATGCCGAGCAGACCGACCGTTAGAAATATGCCGATTGTTCCGAGACTGGTAATGACCATGGCATACTTCTTCATCTTTTTAATCGGGTATCGGTATGCTGACACAAATAACAGTGCAGGTAAAAACCAAT is a genomic window containing:
- a CDS encoding DsrE/DsrF/DrsH-like family protein — protein: MTRSENCLRVFQKAVERADGSEVMIFFDLDGARCLDEKWLSARQEPVLQSYIEQAVAKGVRLFGCQLNVMGIDENRLITGAVSAGVATFLEYAYEAKAVFSY
- a CDS encoding cation:proton antiporter, which encodes MESTQLFVLLLAGFIIQAIDKKKKRFPIPIVLVFLGIALSPYTLFSEIRLTHDLIFDWFLPALLFVSAYRYPIKKMKKYAMVITSLGTIGIFLTVGLLGILMFFLIDPIIPLSVTGFFLIAALLTPTDPVSVVSILEESASTSSIPDVVEGESLLNDGTSIVLFAVILDYYLDDTPFSIWSFLYDFAYVGLGGIAAGIVLGHIAKLAFQWIHQRELQIILSIILAYFSFYIAEYIHASGVLATVAAGMYLSKSLFESEKNEEFRSHLDGFWGVIEPMILWLVFLLMGIQSTKYVFAGLWMEMFAIFLLSIAARFIVVTAIIKLIPAWNGLFSWREIAVINWSGIKGTMSIALLLGLAITESREFGVIVPLTFGTILISLVLQSMTVYPVSKWLLKPKKQPET
- a CDS encoding TrkH family potassium uptake protein; amino-acid sequence: MAMFSGIRTKRSIGLTSVQLIVLFYVVAVTISTILLSLPISLRPGVDLPIIDAMFTAASGVSVTGLTVVNTAATFSVVGYFILAFVLQIGGVGIMTLSTLFWLLLGKKIGLKERQLIMTDQNMPVLSGLVRLMRNILGLIVIIEAIGALTLGVYFLNVYPTWQEAFLQGFFLSVSATTNAGFDITGNSLIPFADDYFVQFITILLMTLGAIGFPVLIEVKEYLFSRSEDTVNFRFTLFTKLTTVTYFVLVVFGTIMIIVLEYNHFFADKTWHKSFFYALFNSVTTKSGGLATMDASLFSEPTQLLISALMFIGASPSSVGGGIRTTTFALVILLIFTFARGRTTVKVFGREVYQSDQIKAVVVTMVAIVLCFSSVIVLSITEHFDLMLIIFEVASAFGTNGLSLGITPQLSTIGKFIIMFLMVVGRIGILSFLFLIRGNLVEEKYHFPKERVIIG